In Spinacia oleracea cultivar Varoflay chromosome 5, BTI_SOV_V1, whole genome shotgun sequence, a single window of DNA contains:
- the LOC110795938 gene encoding F-box protein At3g58530 isoform X1, producing MEQNSNGGEGESHSVMTEEELVQLQWRRETVPRVLTFVSSKLPQRDLVSLLLVSPWLYRTLSFNPPLWQILDFHEVNNAGYRLLAALSLPRYKDVKQINLEFAQDIEDKHLELLKNKCSSALRNLEILNLNGCQKISDKGVEAITYVCSSLRVFSIYWNVRVTDVGTQHLVKNCIHVIDVNFSGCKNISDKSMQLVADAYEELESLNITRCIKLSDSGLQYILQKCSSLKSLNLYALSSFTDDVYKNMSHLAQLRFLDLCGAQNLSDHGLMCIAKCNYLVYLNLSWCVRVTDAGVTAIAEGCTCLELLSLFGLLGVTDKSVEALSRSCSGTLTTLDVNGCINVKRRTREELLQLFPLLKCFKVHS from the exons ATGGAGCAGAACTCCAATGGCGGGGAAGGAGAATCACATTCAGTCATGACAGAAGAAGAGCTAGTTCAacttcaatggaggagagagactgTGCCTAGGGTTTTGACATTCGTGAGCTCGAAGCTTCCTCAGCGCGACCTCGTCTCTCTCTTACTCGTCAGCCCTTGGCTTTATCGTACTCTCTCCTTTAATCCTCCCCTCTGGCAG ATTCTTGATTTTCACGAGGTGAACAATGCTGGATATCGGCTCTTAGCTGCTCTTTCTCTG CCTAGGTATAAGGATGTGAAGCAAATAAACCTTGAATTTGCACAGGACATTGAGGACAAGCATCTTGAACTCCTCAAAAATAAG TGCTCCAGCGCTCTTCGGAACCTAGAGATCCTGAACTTAAATGGATGCCAAAAGATATCGGATAAAGGAGTTGAAGCCATTACTTATGTGTGTTCAAGTCTGAGAGTCTTTTCAATATATTGGAACGTGAG GGTAACAGATGTAGGCACTCAGCATCTAGTTAAGAATTGCATACATGTTATCGATGTGAATTTCAGTGGCTGTAAG AATATCTCTGACAAAAGTATGCAACTTGTTGCTGACGCTTATGAAGAATTGGAGTCATTGAACATTACAAG ATGCATCAAGCTGAGTGACAGTGGCTTGCAGTACATATTGCAAAAGTGTTCATCTCTTAAGAGCCTCAATTTGTATGCCTTGTCTAG CTTTACAGATGATGTTTACAAGAATATGTCGCATCTTGCTCAACTTAGGTTCTTAGATCTCTGTGGAGCTCAG AATCTGTCTGATCATGGACTAATGTGCATTGCCAAATGTAACTATTTGGTATACCTTAATCTATCTTG GTGTGTGCGTGTTACTGATGCCGGAGTCACAGCCATAGCGGAAGGATGCACATGTCTTGAGCTACTTAG CTTGTTTGGACTTCTTGGGGTGACTGATAAGAGTGTCGAAGCACTCTCAAGGTCATGTTCTGGCACTCTTACAACACTTGATGTGAATGGCTGCATTAACGTTAAG CGAAGAACCCGTGAAGAGCTGCTTCAATTGTTCCCACTTCTGAAGTGTTTTAAAGTGCACAGCTGA
- the LOC110795938 gene encoding F-box protein At3g58530 isoform X2, with the protein MEQNSNGGEGESHSVMTEEELVQLQWRRETVPRVLTFVSSKLPQRDLVSLLLVSPWLYRTLSFNPPLWQILDFHEVNNAGYRLLAALSLPRYKDVKQINLEFAQDIEDKHLELLKNKCSSALRNLEILNLNGCQKISDKGVEAITYVCSSLRVFSIYWNVRVTDVGTQHLVKNCIHVIDVNFSGCKNISDKSMQLVADAYEELESLNITRCIKLSDSGLQYILQKCSSLKSLNLYALSSFTDDVYKNMSHLAQLRFLDLCGAQNLSDHGLMCIAKCNYLVYLNLSWCVRVTDAGVTAIAEGCTCLELLRCLCPMCMC; encoded by the exons ATGGAGCAGAACTCCAATGGCGGGGAAGGAGAATCACATTCAGTCATGACAGAAGAAGAGCTAGTTCAacttcaatggaggagagagactgTGCCTAGGGTTTTGACATTCGTGAGCTCGAAGCTTCCTCAGCGCGACCTCGTCTCTCTCTTACTCGTCAGCCCTTGGCTTTATCGTACTCTCTCCTTTAATCCTCCCCTCTGGCAG ATTCTTGATTTTCACGAGGTGAACAATGCTGGATATCGGCTCTTAGCTGCTCTTTCTCTG CCTAGGTATAAGGATGTGAAGCAAATAAACCTTGAATTTGCACAGGACATTGAGGACAAGCATCTTGAACTCCTCAAAAATAAG TGCTCCAGCGCTCTTCGGAACCTAGAGATCCTGAACTTAAATGGATGCCAAAAGATATCGGATAAAGGAGTTGAAGCCATTACTTATGTGTGTTCAAGTCTGAGAGTCTTTTCAATATATTGGAACGTGAG GGTAACAGATGTAGGCACTCAGCATCTAGTTAAGAATTGCATACATGTTATCGATGTGAATTTCAGTGGCTGTAAG AATATCTCTGACAAAAGTATGCAACTTGTTGCTGACGCTTATGAAGAATTGGAGTCATTGAACATTACAAG ATGCATCAAGCTGAGTGACAGTGGCTTGCAGTACATATTGCAAAAGTGTTCATCTCTTAAGAGCCTCAATTTGTATGCCTTGTCTAG CTTTACAGATGATGTTTACAAGAATATGTCGCATCTTGCTCAACTTAGGTTCTTAGATCTCTGTGGAGCTCAG AATCTGTCTGATCATGGACTAATGTGCATTGCCAAATGTAACTATTTGGTATACCTTAATCTATCTTG GTGTGTGCGTGTTACTGATGCCGGAGTCACAGCCATAGCGGAAGGATGCACATGTCTTGAGCTACTTAG GTGCTTGTGCCCTATGTGCATGTGCTAG